A window of the Henckelia pumila isolate YLH828 chromosome 3, ASM3356847v2, whole genome shotgun sequence genome harbors these coding sequences:
- the LOC140889074 gene encoding protein NRT1/ PTR FAMILY 4.6-like, with amino-acid sequence MLRNLGPKLKPSRPIRDWSYTGSCSLRLCDIFGCLLVFQGLGLLALQAHYPKLMPPLYNIYDKNSHCVQVSGTKVVLLFVGLYSAVIGFGGIKAGLPSHGADQFKYKDPKEKGQRSSFFSWLLLARCLGGAISLTVFVWIQDNKGWDWGFFTSTMAMFCGLLIFASRIPWYRIHVTNGRSSLSEIVQVNIVVRPRF; translated from the exons ATGTTGAGGAATCTTGGGCCAAAGCTCAAACCATCACGTCCTATTCGCGATTGGAGCTACACAGGTTCTTGTTCTTTGCGACTTTGTGATATTTTTGGTTGTCTCTTGGTTTTCCAG GGACTTGGGCTGCTAGCTCTACAAGCTCATTATCCAAAACTGATGCCACCTCTCTACAACATATATGATAAAAACTCTCATTGTGTTCAAGTCAGTGGAACCAAAGTTGTGCTCCTGTTTGTTGGCCTTTACTCCGCAGTCATTGGATTTGGAGGAATAAAAGCTGGATTGCCATCACATGGTGCTGACCAGTTCAAATATAAAGATCCGAAGGAGAAGGGACAGAGGTCGAGTTTCTTTAGCTGGTTGCTATTGGCGAGATGCTTAGGAGGTGCTATTAGTCTCACTGTTTTTGTTTGGATCCAAGATAATAAAGGGTGGGATTGGGGTTTCTTCACGAGCACGATGGCTATGTTCTGTGGCTTACTGATATTCGCTTCTAGGATTCCATGGTATCGTATCCATGTAACAAATGGGAGAAGTTCCCTCTCTGAAATAGTACAGGTGAACAtagttgtgagacctcggttctaa